One Parafrankia irregularis DNA window includes the following coding sequences:
- a CDS encoding CaiB/BaiF CoA transferase family protein, protein MLPLEGVTVVSLEHAVALPFATRHLAELGARVIKVERPGRGDFARDYDRAVRGGMSAHFSWLNRSKESLTLDLKVPRAREVLDLLVARADVVAQNLGPGAAARLGLDAQTLVGRHPALVAVNVSGYGPAGPYRARKAYDMLVQAESGLIAVTGSPQQPAKAGFAAGDVAAGSYVIQAVLAALLRRARSGAGAALDVAMLDALTEWMGYPVQTVEHTGQEMARSGISHQSIAPYDAYRTADGDDVLIGVQNDGEWRRLAEGPLARPELVDDPAFATNVARVRNREGTDAVVAAEVAKLGTAELEAGLDAAGIAYARVNTVAGVLAHPQLAARGRWVEVGSPVGPVRQSRPVVEFPGENARLDPVPALGAHTDTILRELDLSAEEIAGLRADGAI, encoded by the coding sequence GTGCTTCCGCTTGAGGGTGTGACCGTCGTCAGTCTGGAACATGCCGTGGCCCTGCCGTTCGCGACCCGGCACCTCGCCGAGCTGGGCGCGCGGGTGATCAAGGTCGAGCGTCCGGGGCGTGGTGACTTCGCGCGGGACTACGACCGCGCGGTGCGCGGTGGGATGTCGGCGCACTTCTCCTGGCTCAACCGCTCGAAGGAGTCGCTGACGCTGGACCTGAAGGTGCCGCGCGCCCGCGAGGTGCTGGATCTGCTGGTCGCCCGGGCCGACGTCGTCGCGCAGAACCTCGGGCCGGGTGCCGCCGCCCGCCTCGGGCTGGACGCGCAGACCCTCGTCGGCCGCCACCCGGCGCTGGTCGCCGTGAACGTGTCCGGCTACGGTCCGGCCGGGCCTTATCGCGCCCGCAAGGCCTACGACATGCTCGTGCAGGCCGAGTCCGGGCTGATCGCCGTCACGGGCAGCCCGCAGCAGCCGGCGAAGGCCGGCTTCGCCGCCGGGGACGTCGCCGCGGGCAGCTACGTCATCCAGGCCGTGCTGGCCGCGCTGCTGCGGCGGGCGCGCTCCGGTGCCGGCGCGGCGCTGGACGTCGCGATGCTCGACGCGCTGACGGAGTGGATGGGCTACCCGGTGCAGACAGTGGAGCACACCGGGCAGGAGATGGCCCGGTCGGGCATCAGCCACCAGTCGATCGCGCCCTACGACGCCTACCGCACGGCGGACGGTGACGACGTCCTGATCGGGGTGCAGAACGACGGGGAGTGGCGCCGGCTGGCCGAGGGCCCGCTCGCCCGCCCGGAACTCGTCGACGACCCCGCGTTCGCGACGAACGTGGCCAGGGTGCGCAACCGGGAGGGGACCGACGCCGTGGTCGCCGCGGAGGTCGCGAAGCTGGGCACCGCCGAGCTGGAGGCGGGCCTGGACGCCGCGGGCATCGCCTACGCGCGGGTCAACACGGTCGCGGGCGTGCTCGCGCATCCCCAGCTCGCGGCCCGTGGGCGCTGGGTTGAGGTCGGCTCGCCGGTGGGCCCGGTCCGGCAGTCCCGGCCGGTGGTCGAGTTCCCGGGGGAGAACGCCCGCCTGGACCCGGTTCCGGCGCTGGGAGCGCACACCGACACCATCCTGCGCGAGCTCGATCTCTCCGCCGAGGAGATCGCCGGTCTGCGCGCCGACGGCGCGATCTGA
- a CDS encoding SAM hydrolase/SAM-dependent halogenase family protein: MPMGLMGASREHERAEGREHERAGRDERAGGDERAADDPRCVSLLTDYGLVDGFVAACHGVLLRLAPAVPVIDVTHLVPRGDIRRGATVLASTVAHLPRGVHVAVVDPGVGTARRALALRTPAGFLVGPDNGLLVPAAEVLGGVLEAVALTVPPDVPATFHGRDVFAPAAAALVTGRPLRALGLVVDPESLVTLPRLVARVAPAGPDGAARLESDVLCVDGFGNVALAAPADLLAELGLRPGDRSRLTALRGTGPAGGSASAAPAARPATDSAAGPPVVAVEAIAVEVAVGVTFGSVEPGELVLYADSDGHAALATRDGDAARALGLGPGDRVVITPA, translated from the coding sequence GTGCCGATGGGGCTGATGGGGGCGTCGCGGGAACACGAGCGTGCCGAGGGACGGGAACACGAGCGAGCCGGGAGAGACGAGCGCGCCGGGGGAGACGAGCGCGCCGCGGACGATCCGCGCTGCGTCAGCCTGCTGACGGACTACGGCCTGGTGGACGGATTCGTCGCCGCCTGCCACGGTGTCCTGCTCCGGCTCGCTCCCGCGGTGCCGGTCATCGACGTCACGCACCTGGTGCCACGCGGTGACATCCGGCGCGGCGCGACGGTGCTCGCCTCCACCGTCGCCCACCTGCCGCGCGGGGTTCATGTCGCTGTGGTCGACCCGGGCGTCGGTACCGCACGCCGGGCGCTCGCGCTGCGCACGCCGGCCGGTTTCCTCGTGGGCCCCGACAACGGTCTGCTGGTGCCCGCGGCCGAGGTGCTGGGCGGCGTGCTGGAGGCGGTGGCGCTCACCGTGCCGCCGGACGTCCCCGCCACCTTTCACGGCCGGGATGTGTTCGCCCCCGCGGCGGCGGCCCTGGTGACCGGTCGCCCGCTGCGGGCGCTCGGCCTCGTGGTCGATCCGGAGAGCCTGGTCACGCTGCCCAGGCTGGTGGCGAGGGTCGCGCCGGCAGGCCCGGATGGCGCCGCCCGCCTCGAGTCGGACGTCCTGTGTGTGGACGGCTTCGGGAACGTGGCGCTGGCCGCACCGGCGGACCTGCTGGCCGAGCTGGGCCTGCGGCCCGGCGACCGGAGCCGGCTGACCGCGTTGCGCGGGACCGGTCCGGCGGGCGGCAGCGCGAGCGCCGCGCCGGCGGCGCGCCCTGCGACGGACTCGGCGGCCGGCCCGCCGGTGGTCGCGGTGGAGGCGATCGCGGTGGAGGTGGCGGTGGGCGTGACCTTCGGCTCGGTGGAGCCCGGGGAGCTCGTGCTCTACGCCGATTCGGATGGCCACGCCGCACTGGCCACCCGGGACGGGGACGCGGCGCGTGCGCTGGGGCTGGGGCCGGGCGACCGGGTGGTGATCACACCGGCCTGA